A window of Diadema setosum chromosome 2, eeDiaSeto1, whole genome shotgun sequence contains these coding sequences:
- the LOC140242327 gene encoding GATOR1 complex protein NPRL2-like — MAAVGRLQCIFFSEFHPQAGPKITYQVPEDCISRELFDILSVYVIPKPELQDKLITVNVKQGKVIGWPSCIRDHKYARNEYLFNICFVLEPGSDTAPYETLVKKLSGYFVTLELECAFLSTEETKARVPDVLKKLLTNLNEYGKCSVPINESNTIHLKIVPPTKEPQPVLEHHVPMFLTDKDTYDNLQWDLTTQQILPYIDGVNHVQRIAVEADVDLNLVKICLQNLLYYGVISIVPIFQYSNVYMVQPTINTLMEDEKLQKECIEYVTLAGCSPPALRSVVLLYSSLCPGMTVRDLCMRHNPRALNICERHLIQFGVVRGLIRRLHKFPVKVQGAESFGTGRNLDRYMQGRLNYDEICCRTGMSHRQLDELLEKDVNIYVCWK, encoded by the exons ATGGCTGCTGTTGGGAGACTTCAGTGCATTTTCTTCAGTGAATTTCACCCACAGGCAGGACCAAAGATAACATATCAG GTTCCTGAAGACTGCATATCAAGAGAGCTTTTCGACATCCTTTCTGTTTATGTCATCCCCAAACCAGAACTGCAAGATAAATTGATAACTGT CAATGTGAAGCAAGGCAAAGTGATCGGTTGGCCAAGTTGTATACGGGATCACAAGTACGCCAGGAATGAGTATCTCTTCAACATCTGCTTTGTGCTGGAACCTGGATCAGATACAGCGCCATATGAGACCCTAGTCAAAAAGTTATCCGGCTACTTTGTCACCCTGGAG CTGGAATGTGCCTTCCTTTCCACCGAGGAGACAAAAGCCAGAGTTCCGGACGTCCTTAAAAAGCTGCTCACCAATCTCAATGAGTATGGAAAGTGCTCTGTGCCAATAA ATGAGTCTAACACCATCCACCTGAAGATTGTGCCCCCGACCAAGGAGCCGCAACCTGTTCTGGAGCACCACGTCCCCATGTTCCTCACAGACAAGGACACGTATGACAACTTGCAGTGGGACCTCACCACACAGCAG ATACTGCCTTATATTGACGGAGTCAACCATGTGCAAAGGATAGCTGTAGAAGCAGATGTAGATCtgaatttggtgaaaatctgccTCCAGAATCTTTT GTACTATGGTGTCATTTCCATCGTCCCAATATTTCAG TACTCCAACGTGTACATGGTACAGCCAACTATCAACACACTCATGGAGGATGAGAAACTCCAAAAAGAGTGCATCGAGTACGTCACACTGGCAG GCTGTAGTCCCCCTGCTCTGAGGTCAGTTGTACTGCTCTACAGCTCGCTGTGTCCAGGGATGACCGTCAGGGACCTATGCATGAGACACAACCCCAGAGCTCTCAATATATGTGAACG ACATCTGATCCAGTTTGGGGTCGTCAGGGGGCTGATTCGCaggcttcacaagtttcctgtCAAGGTGCAGGGTGCCGAGTCCTTCGGCACAGGAAGAAATCTGGACAG GTATATGCAAGGCCGGTTGAACTACGATGAGATCTGCTGCCGGACTGGTATGAGCCACAGACAACTGGATGAACTCCTAGAGAAGGATGTCAACATCTACGTGTGCTGGAAGTGA